Proteins from a single region of Sesamum indicum cultivar Zhongzhi No. 13 linkage group LG5, S_indicum_v1.0, whole genome shotgun sequence:
- the LOC105161526 gene encoding wall-associated receptor kinase 2: MHIEMLHQTAVFLLLLHLSLALADHPPPTSTTVSAGPHRKSITEAANTAKPGCQTKCGNLTVPYPFGIGLNSGCSIGPWFDVKCDNSSSPPKPFIATGNLEIVDISDDQVRIKNWVAARCYTETGNITRQNIIAINFTSTPYSFSDSNRFTVVGCDDLAVIVGSSGRNFTSGCLSLCSQSSDIIDGFCTGIGCCQVPMPKGLKTFSSALASLNNHTMIHSFDPCGYAFIGDQERFQFRTSDLQDTDFQNRTIQNVPIVIDWAIGNGTCDEAKKSADFACRENSVCIGSDTGLGGYRCNCSEGYEGNPYLSPGCTDVNECESNPCNEHGICTNTPGSYSCSCGDGYSGDGRKDGRGCIAVNSQFPVIKFSIGFSVGLLSIFIGVTWLYFGVKKRKLARMREKFFQQNGGLLLKQQSPFTEGGAESAKIFSAQELEKATNNYAEDRILGRGGYGTVYKGILPDQRVVAIKKSRIMDQSQIEQFINEVIILTQVNHRNVVKLLGCCLESEVPLLVYEFISNGTLFHHIHNSSQMSWFAWKDRLRIAAEAAGALAYLHSAASMPIIHRDVKSSNILLDDSYTAKISDFGASRLVPLDQTQVTTLVQGTLGYLDPEYFHTSQLTEKSDVYSFGVVLAELMTGKKPLAPTKSEEERNLATCFIMSMKENRLFQIVEPRILREGSLEQLQAVGELVKRCLNLRGEERPTMKEVAMELEGLRRNTKHPWTQQENTEENEALLGEQSDLYAINIGPESSTGIYQIRDSHMINPR; the protein is encoded by the exons ATGCATATCGAAATGCTTCATCAAACAGCAGTATTCTTGCTTCTCTTACACCTTTCACTAGCATTAGCTGATCATCCTCCTCCCACTTCCACCACTGTTTCCGCCGGCCCCCATCGAAAGTCTATCACTGAAGCTGCCAACACCGCAAAACCCGGCTGCCAAACCAAGTGTGGAAACTTAACAGTCCCATACCCTTTTGGCATCGGACTCAACTCCGGCTGCTCTATTGGCCCCTGGTTCGATGTTAAATGCGACAATTCCTCCTCCCCGCCCAAACCTTTCATAGCCACCGGAAACCTGGAAATCGTCGACATATCAGACGATCAAGTGAGAATCAAGAACTGGGTTGCAGCCAGATGCTACACGGAAACCGGCAACATCACCCGACAGAACATCATAGCCATCAACTTCACCTCCACCCCTTACAGCTTCTCCGACTCCAACAGGTTCACGGTGGTGGGCTGCGATGATCTGGCGGTGATTGTCGGCTCCAGTGGCAGAAACTTCACCAGCGGCTGTTTGTCACTTTGTTCACAGAGCAGTGATATAATCGACGGATTTTGCACGGGAATCGGGTGCTGCCAGGTTCCCATGCCCAAGGGGCTCAAGACTTTCAGCTCCGCGCTTGCTAGCCTCAACAATCATACCATGATCCACAGTTTTGATCCTTGTGGCTATGCATTTATCGGGGACCAGGAGAGGTTTCAGTTTCGTACATCGGATCTTCAGGACACAGATTTTCAGAATCGAACGATTCAGAATGTTCCTATAGTGATTGATTGGGCAATAGGAAATGGTACTTGTGATGAGGCGAAGAAATCTGCTGATTTTGCTTGTAGAGAGAATAGTGTTTGTATTGGTTCAGATACGGGCCTTGGAGGATACAGGTGCAATTGCTCGGAGGGGTACGAAGGCAATCCGTATTTAAGTCCAGGCTGCACAG ATGTCAACGAATGTGAGAGTAATCCATGTAATGAACACGGAATTTGCACTAATACTCCTGGTAGCTATAGCTGCTCTTGTGGTGATGGATACAGTGGTGATGGCAGAAAAGATGGTCGGGGTTGCATTGCTGTGAACTCCCAGTTCccagtaataaaattttccatag gtTTCAGTGTTGGCTTACTTTCTATATTCATTGGTGTCACATGGCTATATTTCGGTGTCAAGAAGAGGAAACTCGCCAGAATGAGAGAAAAGTTCTTCCAACAAAATGGTGGACTCCTTTTAAAGCAGCAATCTCCGTTTACCGAGGGTGGAGCAGAGTCGGCTAAGATCTTCTCTGCCCAAGAGCTTGAGAAGGCCACCAATAATTACGCTGAAGACCGCATTCTTGGAAGGGGTGGCTACGGCACAGTTTACAAAGGAATTTTACCTGACCAGCGTGTAGTTGCCATTAAGAAGTCGAGAATAATGGACCAGAGCCAGATCGAGCAATTCATAAATGAAGTGATTATTCTTACTCAAGTTAATCACCGAAATGTAGTGAAACTTTTGGGGTGTTGTCTGGAGAGTGAAGTTCCTTTACTCGTATATGAATTCATCTCAAATGGAACTCTCTTTCACCACATCCACAACAGCAGTCAAATGAGCTGGTTCGCTTGGAAAGATCGATTAAGAATTGCTGCCGAAGCTGCCGGTGCACTAGCCTATCTCCATTCCGCAGCTTCTATGCCTATCATTCACAGAGACGTCAAGTCGAGCAACATATTGCTAGATGATTCATATACAGCAAAAATATCAGATTTCGGGGCATCTAGATTAGTCCCGTTGGATCAAACTCAGGTGACAACACTTGTTCAGGGGACATTAGGCTATTTGGACCCGGAGTATTTCCACACGAGCCAATTAACTGAGAAAAGCGACGTCTACAGCTTTGGAGTAGTTCTTGCTGAACTTATGACGGGAAAGAAACCTCTGGCACCAACCAAATCCGAAGAAGAGAGGAATTTGGCCACGTGCTTTATAATGTCCATGAAAGAAAACAGATTATTTCAAATTGTGGAGCCTAGAATTCTAAGGGAAGGCAGTTTGGAGCAGTTGCAAGCTGTTGGTGAGCTTGTGAAGAGATGCCTCAACTTAAGAGGTGAAGAGAGGCCGACAATGAAAGAAGTGGCAATGGAGCTAGAAGGGCTAAGAAGAAACACAAAACATCCTTGGACTCAACAAGAAAATACTGAAGAAAATGAGGCCCTCTTAGGTGAGCAATCAGATCTCTATGCAATCAATATAGGTCCAGAATCCAGTACTGGGATTTATCAAATCCGAGATAGTCATATGATTAATCCCCGTTGA
- the LOC105161527 gene encoding protein SLE1, which translates to MASEQERAELDARARQGETVVPGGTGGKSLEAQEHLAEGRSRGGQTRREQLGTEGYQEIGSRGGQTRKEQLCREGYQEMGRKGGLSTMDKSGGERAAEEGIEIDESKFRTSR; encoded by the exons atggcaTCAGAACAGGAACGAGCTGAACTGGACGCCAGGGCCAGGCAAGGAGAGACGGTGGTCCCGGGCGGCACTGGTGGCAAGAGCCTCGAAGCCCAGGAGCACCTCGCtgaag GGAGAAGCCGAGGAGGGCAGACTCGGAGGGAACAGCTAGGGACGGAAGGGTACCAGGAGATAGGGAGCCGGGGCGGGCAGACTCGGAAGGAGCAGCTGTGCAGAGAAGGGTATCAGGAGATGGGCCGGAAAGGTGGGCTGAGCACTATGGACAAGTCCGGCGGAGAGCGTGCTGCCGAGGAAGGAATTGAGATAGATGAATCCAAGTTCAGAACTTCCAGATGA